The following coding sequences lie in one Eremothecium sinecaudum strain ATCC 58844 chromosome IV, complete sequence genomic window:
- the PCP1 gene encoding rhomboid protease PCP1 (Syntenic homolog of Ashbya gossypii AAR092W; Syntenic homolog of Saccharomyces cerevisiae YGR101W (PCP1)), with the protein MQSIPFFRACGKAFFSRNAFIVKSQPLKAAMFPIRQPGISLINYLVPTSKNLFTKTRNFSSSSIKSNFRDLFNGTSNKYTRLERFQQYSSPNRYNQNNIYRLTLWGLAYMAGVFFLSPYLFEWQPFSYFKTHPSHLTYTIMAINCVVFGLWQIPRFLLPLQRYALLQKDFIYSKWSLIGSTFSHQEFWHLGMNMMCLWSFGTSLVMLLGPANFTSLYLNSAMAGSLFSLWFPKIARLSLMGPSLGASGALFGLFATFSYLVPNAKMMIFFFPIPFGAWYTFLGLAGWNALGAIFRWGAFDYAAHLGGSAIGVLYGWWISKHIEKQRRARRGLSFPQFVIER; encoded by the coding sequence ATGCAGTCTATACCCTTTTTCAGGGCCTGTGGAAAGGCCTTTTTCTCAAGAAATGCTTTCATAGTGAAATCACAACCTTTAAAAGCTGCAATGTTCCCAATAAGACAGCCCGGAATATCACTCATCAATTACCTAGTTCCAACTTCCAAGAACTTATTTACTAAAACTAGGAATTTTTCTTCCAGTTCGATAAAATCTAATTTCAGAGATCTCTTTAATGGTACTTCTAATAAATATACAAGGCTTGAAAGATTCCAGCAGTATTCTTCTCCTAATCGTTACAACCAGAACAACATCTATAGGTTGACATTGTGGGGTTTGGCTTATATGGCAGGAGTCTTCTTTTTGAGTCCATATTTGTTTGAATGGCAACCATTTTCCTATTTCAAGACACATCCGAGCCATCTGACCTATACGATAATGGCTATTAACTGTGTGGTCTTCGGTCTATGGCAAATACCAAGGTTTTTACTGCCATTGCAACGTTATGCATTGTTGCAGAAGGATTTTATATACAGTAAATGGTCTCTAATTGGTAGCACATTTTCTCACCAAGAATTCTGGCACTTAGGTATGAATATGATGTGTCTGTGGTCGTTTGGTACTAGTTTAGTAATGCTTCTTGGTCCAGCTAATTTCACCAGTTTATATCTTAACAGTGCGATGGCCGGGTCCCTATTTTCTCTCTGGTTTCCAAAGATCGCAAGATTGAGTCTAATGGGTCCTAGTTTAGGTGCTAGTGGTGCTTTGTTTGGGTTGTTTGCGACCTTTTCTTATCTGGTTCCTAATGCCAAGATGATGATCTTCTTCTTTCCTATACCCTTTGGTGCATGGTACACCTTCCTAGGTTTAGCCGGGTGGAACGCATTGGGAGCTATTTTCAGATGGGGTGCATTCGACTACGCAGCGCATTTAGGCGGGTCAGCCATCGGTGTGCTCTACGGATGGTGGATATCAAAACACATTGAAAAGCAAAGACGTGCGAGAAGGGGACTATCCTTTCCGCAGTTTGTAATAGAGCGTTAA
- the TEL2 gene encoding Tel2p (Syntenic homolog of Ashbya gossypii AAR090W; Syntenic homolog of Saccharomyces cerevisiae YGR099W (TEL2)), whose translation MVTVDKLKSLSNGIDLEHVIQELVEQDIDMDMSFVILQRIVAVYPSLSQSGKALLRRICAKSLLFMSQLIEFIRVLGEKPEARIYKEYLIATLSNEHNAYSCHRCSLWKSEIAEVDRLYFGSKIFNVIGEQVSADEYLRILAAQLEYWFDNYDNWNDVTIAGTLVKIFQFHSIRSLDIIIGDLILKNEANWRVFVAICNAHVGIQQKRVVNRFLLGYMDTLASADNLQTVYNMLRAFNYRLFDFFELHKLKSIFLKYALSASLPIEAKKQLLEVILGKFGTPNMNYDREVCELIVMLVKYMPAYELASFAHDSKFLNTVTMRLSSEVSEVREATMFIAKLFLGDDLKYESSYTINVPDQKLEANSVIDFQKLQTNSITQEVEPKKLILRDISKLSVQEVDADDDSDDEFREIVFLKELVNEFENIDTSKYNHLQLLQKTVTLVRQKKDFVSEVRFYFKPLLNSIAILTNPMEVEGFEEWRINALVSLIVVVPEEIIKVFETLFQGDLSLQQRLSILSALSLASRELRGIDDSYVKKPKFDFPTKRLPWDAAPKQKAIMESSAENNELHISDGQLIWRSRKLDSGSQSNNRQNNFRKHATKFFYPLAQGWLNGIDLGTFDALFKKHYLRTLRIIFSAAYPHHEHDSMALTMEKILMDAEKQGIPIESVESY comes from the coding sequence ATGGTTACTGTAGACAAATTGAAGAGCCTCTCAAATGGAATAGACCTTGAACATGTTATACAAGAGTTGGTGGAGCAGGACATTGACATGGACATGTCGTTTGTCATCCTACAGCGCATCGTAGCGGTATATCCATCTCTAAGCCAATCGGGTAAGGCTCTACTAAGAAGGATATGCGCTAAATCTTTGCTATTTATGTCTCAACTGATTGAATTTATTAGAGTTCTTGGAGAGAAACCTGAAGCTAGAATATACAAGGAATATCTTATAGCGACGCTGAGTAATGAACATAATGCTTACAGTTGTCATAGATGCTCACTTTGGAAGTCTGAAATTGCTGAAGTTGACAGGCTATATTTTGGTAGCAAGATATTTAATGTCATTGGTGAGCAGGTAAGCGCGGATGAATATCTACGGATACTTGCTGCTCAATTGGAGTATTGGTTTGACAACTATGATAATTGGAATGATGTTACAATTGCTGGCACACTTGTAAAAATATTCCAGTTCCACAGTATTCGCTCCTTGGATATTATAATTGGGGATCTAATACTTAAAAACGAGGCCAATTGGAGGGTTTTTGTTGCGATATGCAATGCTCATGTAGGAATACAACAAAAACGGGTAGTCAACCGTTTTCTTTTGGGCTATATGGATACATTAGCAAGCGCTGACAACCTGCAAACTGTTTACAATATGTTGCGAGCATTCAACTACAGACTTTTTGATTTTTTCGAGCTTCACAAGCTGAAGTCTATCTTTCTCAAGTACGCTCTGTCTGCTTCGTTGCCAATCGAAGCTAAAAAACAGCTGCTAGAGGTAATTTTAGGCAAATTTGGAACCCCAAATATGAACTATGATAGAGAAGTATGCGAGTTAATAGTGATGTTGGTAAAATATATGCCCGCTTATGAATTGGCAAGCTTTGCGCATGATTCTAAGTTTTTGAATACGGTTACTATGCGTTTGTCATCAGAGGTTAGTGAGGTACGTGAAGCGACCATGTTTATTGCAAAGCTGTTCCTGGGTGATGATTTAAAATACGAAAGTAGCTACACAATAAATGTACCAGATCAGAAGCTTGAAGCTAACAGTGTGATCGATTTTCAAAAGCTGCAAACTAACAGTATAACTCAAGAAGTTGAGCCAAAGAAACTGATCTTGAGGGATATTTCAAAGTTATCCGTACAGGAAGTGGACGCGGATGACGATTCCGATGATGAATTCAGGGAAATTGTGTTCCTTAAGGAACTGGTTAATGAATTCGAAAATATCGATACTAGTAAATATAATCATTTGCAACTTTTGCAAAAAACGGTGACATTGGTACGTCAAAAAAAGGACTTTGTGAGTGAGGTCAGATTTTACTTTAAGCCGCTTCTGAATAGCATTGCTATTCTTACAAATCCAATGGAAGTAGAGGGCTTCGAAGAATGGAGAATTAATGCCCTTGTTAGTTTAATAGTGGTAGTTCCCGAAGAAATAATCAAAGTATTTGAAACTCTATTTCAAGGAGATCTCTCGCTTCAGCAGAGATTGTCCATTTTATCAGCATTGTCATTGGCATCTAGAGAATTACGAGGCATCGATGATTCCTACGTAAAAAAACCCAAATTTGATTTCCCAACTAAAAGGCTTCCTTGGGATGCTGCTCCTAAACAAAAGGCAATAATGGAAAGCTCTGCAGAAAACAATGAGCTTCATATATCTGATGGACAACTAATCTGGAGGTCTCGTAAGTTGGATAGTGGATCTCAATCGAACAATCGGCAAAATAACTTCCGAAAACATGCTACCAAATTTTTTTATCCACTAGCACAAGGATGGCTAAATGGTATTGATCTGGGCACATTTGACGCTTTATTTAAGAAGCACTACTTAAGAACCTTGAGGATTATCTTTTCAGCCGCTTACCCACACCATGAACATGATTCGATGGCTCTTACAATGGAGAAGATTCTAATGGATGCAGAAAAACAAGGGATTCCGATTGAGAGCGTTGAATCATATTGA
- the ESP1 gene encoding separase (Syntenic homolog of Ashbya gossypii AAR089C; Syntenic homolog of Saccharomyces cerevisiae YGR098C (ESP1)), which yields MARDKEVLNVINLNTPITRNTCRAVLNGSLKQDNGAEITGNNVLKFSERANFNLADDIRQVYDFCRNFDLDLLDQIHMTIKDVYKELKKRHKLEHIKDLTKQHMFIIIKILDSGKPSLASREIQCLYNETNYEQVDNLADILFADFTISNKWYLSNLKILVMQLILKLKQIENFRSLLVELFARDERYLLYDKKIKIHTIAKLLLNFFSLLPNYKILFALKFLQYVGQFNLEFSIYIKNMDLGKFQAQIIKMARSNTENNMPYIEVYYRSYSKYMTSVDKIMLQDIITGERAQPDVDYEDHIKLQELTRDNISIKDETLNRLTKKISSNLLKAFRAPQGYPTALEIFINCCNLKYAKIQKHHVILLDKIVVVINSNLTKLPLDRVYPILTALAEYFINIKEYKRLNNIVSLSFNAYLTTKTEKFIKLAARLELFLFMSVNQDRSMFNTFAKFISNTSGELALSLFKQCFNVHIMFADTTLAGLWDICLVRSVKCFKKLRLTNFIEFSNASEPMLVLLYSGFPLNYHKIPYTQWSPLSKMLFVTVNGVEKFDSVDVNCKIKSLDTLAGDEVLIKSTYRLNLEMQSHSVLNLSNIIHLYISRWASTISKDACISGFEITFVRALIQYLKFNKFYKKIIELGQLVKSKSEYYKPFENDVKIWLLEAYSALRMVEATNLQTESVLKMYNPKTIYDGSFTELCEYLYARLLVISWQKNYHEFNTLINDLKSNRPELFDINNTSMLPVAQFLKVLLLITRIEKTASDLQFYTNNMVESLIEAKRALKLCQSLIKKQEKLSNFNRLEVVSILEGLFSQVINIYIHVGISKDCEFYVKEYLNVIGNLKDSTPVFDCLCFVHDYYKITDQISLRISSLEELNKTFDKLDASENIDALTKFMYYNYEIEKLTSSLELFFSGDLHDTLLVDQWKLRLGIVIDDTRGLSNFKALNDVNKSKELYARILKQMDTDPFFRNMGETVIAIPSCSDPLTQEIRPSTLSKFPVPLGSPASSPRPSTLTPRGRSTKPKFDRASAVNTLQMIKRLVETLTLDGMKNHQISNVSDLFSLCLSLLSNISSKCNLKTSLIERNTLCELPRYMPMYYDKIFSTVGNEIYDTFQPNKIGGSQTPLELTKGEYNGIQNNFKNWEQNFNIISIKICDYTGNLLLSKVDTISNKNVNLRLPLNRHQSRDLSQDTISYASLMEELNDIVNKSNETASAEVTSKIKTKEERREWWQKRYNLDRRMHDLLKRIEDSWICGFRGFFENDLIEPELFESFKAGLRDILQQNLPTRKQFGNHSMFLQFDEFIYGMFLKLDIRSFPYEQSVDMLDDLIYFVFDTLLFHGEENAYDEIDTHVIQVQLEELINEYRAKIVSTQSKIQHTFLLIDSGCHLVPWESLSFFRGTSVSRIPSIKYLTDLLTTFNGAVSPEIELDSSLGVVINPQGDLNKTEQRFTGLFSELCHKLPDSQLIIGSKPDENTFLDIVTKSSSFIYIGHGGGEQFIRSKTLKLQNKLAPSFLLGCSSAYMKHYGKLEPTSTLFSYLLGGCPMVVGNLWDVTDKDIDAFSESMFKMLGFFPGESGNLEQKNVSEAISQSRDICHLKYLNGAAPVVYGLPLKYHVAFN from the coding sequence ATGGCTAGAGATAAGGAAGTACTAAATGTGATTAACCTGAACACGCCAATAACAAGGAATACGTGCAGGGCGGTTCTAAACGGAAGTCTGAAGCAAGATAATGGAGCTGAAATAACTGGAAATAACGTTTTAAAGTTCTCAGAAAGGGCGAACTTTAATCTAGCTGATGATATACGACAAGTTTATGATTTTTGCCGTAATTTTGATCTAGATTTGTTGGATCAAATACATATGACAATTAAGGATGTATACAAGGAATTAAAAAAACGTCACAAATTGGAACATATTAAAGATTTGACAAAGCAACATatgtttattattatcaAAATTTTGGATTCAGGGAAACCGTCACTTGCTTCTAGAGAAATACAATGCTTATACAATGAGACAAATTATGAACAAGTGGACAATTTAGCAGATATACTATTTGCAGATTTCACAATAAGTAACAAGTGGTATTTATCAAACTTAAAAATATTGGTAATGCAATTGATTTTAAAATTGAAGCAGATTGAGAACTTTAGATCTCTGTTGGTAGAATTGTTTGCGAGGGATGAACGATATTTATTATATGATAAAAAGATTAAAATCCATACTATAGCGAAGTTACTGTTGAACTTCTTTTCGTTACTTCCGAATTACAAAATTTTATTTGCTTTAAAGTTTCTACAGTACGTTGGACAGTTTAATCTTGAGTTTTCTATctatattaaaaatatgGATTTAGGTAAGTTCCAAGCACAGATTATAAAAATGGCGAGATCTAACACAGAGAATAATATGCCATATATTGAAGTATACTACCGGAGCTACTCTAAATATATGACTAGTGTGGATAAAATAATGTTGCAGGATATTATAACTGGAGAACGTGCTCAACCAGATGTTGATTACGAAGACCATATAAAACTTCAAGAATTAACACGGGACAATATTTCAATTAAAGACGAGACATTGAATAGGTTAACGAAAAAGATATCCTCCAATCTATTGAAGGCATTTCGTGCTCCACAGGGATATCCAACAGCACTGGAAATTTTTATCAATTGTTGTAATCTAAAATATGCAAAAATACAGAAACATCATGTAATACTTCTGGACAAAATTGTGGTAGTTATAAACTCTAACTTGACCAAATTACCACTCGACAGAGTTTACCCAATTTTAACTGCCCTAGCAGaatattttattaatatcAAAGAATACAAGAGGCTCAATAACATTGTTAGCCTTTCATTTAACGCCTATTTGACAACGAAGACTGAAAAATTCATTAAACTTGCTGCAAGGTTGGAGCTATTCCTATTTATGTCGGTTAATCAGGATCGATCGATGTTCAACACCTTCGCTAAATTCATATCTAACACTAGTGGTGAACTTGCGCTATCTCTTTTTAAACAATGTTTCAATGTACACATAATGTTTGCAGATACAACTTTGGCCGGATTGTGGGACATTTGTTTGGTGCGTTCGGTAAAATGCTTTAAAAAACTACGGCTCACAAACTTCATTGAATTCTCAAATGCATCTGAACCAATGCTGGTTTTATTGTATAGTGGTTTCCCATTAAATTATCACAAAATACCATATACACAATGGTCCCCGTTGTCCAAGATGTTATTTGTGACAGTCAATGGTGTAGAAAAATTTGATTCCGTGGATGTCAACTGTAAAATAAAAAGTCTGGATACATTGGCAGGCGACGAAGTCTTAATAAAATCTACATATAGGTTAAATTTGGAAATGCAATCGCACAGTGTTTTAAATTTGTCGAACATTATCCATCTTTATATCAGTAGATGGGCCAGTACGATTTCAAAAGATGCTTGTATATCTGGTTTTGAGATAACTTTCGTTAGAGCACTAATTCAGTATTTGAAGTTCAACAAATTCTACAAGAAAATAATTGAGTTGGGCCAGTTGGTGAAATCCAAAAGCGAATATTATAAACCGTTTGAAAATGATGTAAAGATATGGTTATTAGAAGCTTACTCGGCTTTAAGAATGGTAGAGGCTACGAACCTGCAGACCGAGAGCGTTTTGAAGATGTATAACCCTAAAACAATATACGACGGCAGTTTCACTGAGCTCTGTGAGTATCTGTATGCCAGATTGCTAGTAATTTCTTGGCAGAAAAATTACCATGAGTTTAATACACTAATTAATGACCTCAAATCTAATAGACCAGAGTTGTTTGACATTAACAATACTTCTATGCTTCCTGTTGCTCAATTTTTAAAGGTGCTACTCCTTATTACTAGAATAGAAAAAACTGCTTCAGACTTGCAATTTTATACCAATAACATGGTTGAGTCACTAATAGAAGCAAAAAGGGCTTTAAAGCTTTGTCAGTCATTAATAAAAAAGCAAGAGAAGTTATCTAATTTTAACCGTCTTGAAGTGGTATCCATATTAGAAGGACTTTTTAGTCAAGTCATCAATATTTATATTCATGTTGGTATTTCTAAAGACTGCGAATTTTACGTGAAGGAGTATCTTAATGTTATCGGCAATCTCAAGGATTCTACACCAGTTTTCGATTGTTTATGTTTTGTGCATGATTACTATAAAATAACTGATCAGATTTCTTTAAGAATATCGTCACTGGAAGAGTTAAATAAAACTTTCGACAAGCTAGACGCTAGTGAAAATATTGATGCTTTAACGAAATTCATGTACTACAATTATGAGATTGAAAAACTTACCAGTTCTTTGGAGTTATTTTTCAGTGGAGATTTACACGATACCTTATTAGTTGATCAATGGAAATTACGTTTAGGAATAGTGATAGATGACACTCGAGGGCTGTCGAATTTTAAGGCTTTGAATGATGTTAATAAAAGCAAAGAATTATATGCAAGAATACTGAAACAAATGGATACTGACCCATTTTTTAGGAACATGGGGGAGACCGTAATTGCAATTCCATCTTGCTCAGATCCTTTAACTCAAGAAATTAGACCGAGTACACTTTCCAAGTTTCCTGTACCGTTAGGTTCACCAGCCAGTTCTCCAAGGCCATCAACTTTAACTCCAAGAGGAAGGTCAACGAAACCGAAATTCGATAGAGCAAGCGCAGTTAACACACTCCAAATGATAAAGCGTTTGGTTGAAACTTTAACCTTGGATGGCATGAAAAACCATCAGATATCAAATGTATCAGACCTATTTTCACTATGTTTATCCTTACTTTCCAATATTTCCTCAAaatgtaatttgaagaCGTCATTAATAGAACGTAATACATTATGTGAGCTTCCGAGATATATGCCAATGTACTACGACAAAATATTCTCCACAGTTGGCAATGAAATATATGACACTTTTCAGCCTAATAAAATAGGAGGGTCTCAAACACCATTGGAATTAACAAAAGGTGAGTATAATGGGATTCAAAACAATTTTAAGAATTGGGAACAGAACTTTAACATTATATCGATTAAAATTTGCGATTACACTGGTAACTTATTATTATCTAAAGTTGACACAATTTCGAATAAGAATGTCAACTTAAGGCTACCTTTGAATAGACATCAATCTAGAGATTTATCTCAAGACACAATATCTTATGCATCTTTGATGGAAGAGCTAAATGATATTGTAAATAAAAGCAATGAGACAGCAAGTGCGGAAGTAACGAGTAAAATAAAGACTAAGGAAGAGAGAAGAGAATGGTGGCAAAAAAGATACAATCTAGACAGAAGAATGCATGATTTGTTGAAACGTATAGAAGATTCATGGATATGTGGATTTCGAGGGTTCTTTGAAAATGATTTAATAGAACCCGAACTATTTGAGAGCTTCAAAGCTGGATTGAGAGATATATTGCAACAGAATCTTCCTACTAGGAAACAATTTGGCAACCATTCAATGTTTTTGCAATTTGACGAGTTTATATATGGAATGTTTTTGAAGTTGGATATACGAAGTTTTCCCTATGAACAATCGGTCGATATGTTGGACGATTTGATTTATTTCGTGTTTGATACCCTACTATTCCATGGTGAAGAGAATGCTTATGATGAGATTGATACACATGTAATACAAGTTCAGCTGGAGGAGCTAATTAACGAATATCGGGCTAAAATTGTTTCTACTCAGTCGAAGATCCAACACACATTCTTGTTAATTGACAGCGGTTGTCATTTGGTCCCATGGGAATCCCTATCTTTTTTCCGAGGAACTTCAGTTAGCAGAATACCGTCCATAAAATACTTGACCGACTTGTTAACTACTTTTAATGGTGCGGTGAGCCCCGAAATAGAATTAGACTCGTCCCTTGGTGTTGTGATAAATCCGCAGGGTGATTTAAACAAGACTGAACAGCGGTTTACTGGTCTGTTCTCAGAATTATGTCATAAACTACCAGATTCACAGCTAATAATTGGTTCTAAACCTGACGAAAACACATTTCTTGATATCGTCACTAAATCCTCTTCGTTCATATACATTGGTCATGGCGGAGGCGAGCAATTCATAAGATCTAAGACTTTGAAACTCCAAAATAAACTAGCGCCTAGCTTTCTTCTAGGATGTTCTTCTGCATATATGAAACACTACGGTAAATTAGAGCCTACCAGTACACTGTTTTCCTACCTTTTAGGAGGGTGCCCAATGGTGGTTGGTAATTTATGGGATGTCACTGACAAAGATATTGACGCATTTAGTGAGTCAATGTTTAAGATGCTGGGCTTCTTTCCCGGGGAAAGCGGAAATCTAGAACAGAAAAACGTCTCTGAAGCCATTTCTCAATCCCGTGACATTTGCCATTTGAAGTATCTCAATGGCGCAGCCCCAGTTGTTTACGGATTACCGTTAAAGTACCATGTAGCATTTAATTAA
- the MDR1 gene encoding GTPase-activating protein MDR1 (Syntenic homolog of Ashbya gossypii AAR091W; Syntenic homolog of Saccharomyces cerevisiae YGR100W (MDR1)) codes for MLFFETLRQKASQIPFLDKISENFLSTLSRDEKFRLKYKLPEEENLLNDISVDISVITGYNLSSEAEAAAENRTSTYVYSGRLFLTDHYLVFRDSVNNDSCRFTLNISTIKKVERAQNNSLLFSLNVVLYEGTRMVIQFIGSRYKSEEFSLMLKTKLKQNIQNTKRLHDFVKGFYSDYLISKNVLKNGDAEPPAGGLGQIFKYPGDHIAQKEKAKLRLWFEYFRDNGINLSLVRQPMFNKLVRVGIPNRLRGEIWELCAGSMYLRFAHQDEYQKILEDNKGKNSKAIEEIEKDLCRSLPEYSGYQDDEGILRLRNVLVSYSWKNPDVGYCQAMNIVVAALLIFMTEEQAFWCLTRLCDTYIPGYYSKTMYGTLLDQRVFESLVESKMPLLWAHITTHDIQLSTVSLPWFLSLFFTSMPLTFAFRIMDLFFHSGPKCLFQVALAVLKINGEDLLEVDDDGMFIAILKNYFQTLDQPAHPESTDIKYQQFTKFQELLVVAFKEFNVITEDLVELERSKHKSTIFQNIESFAKRTQLRNLPPVRNLTPENISNIYDIYYQSIETHKISMGVGSSKMNLNAFGLFLAKFCDWCKPIEGDDKPIYQNQKQAFIKRLFDRWDFTSSGELTLSDVVVGIDKLVSKDLMEMVNTFFELFDDRKTGQIQREEILQMSEALLFLTKPWEIGKFADFITQQTIENDIAENIASRSDLNFNEDVAIPKGVVIDDQKYKQMQLERYLEAASSFLKRCFEYARPLEIDDSIDLIDVNDSVTEERDEMEAKELESIKANAALNPETPRIIDLPTFRMIILANETYELLFSSTLRKSIHLDEEVNAFDDKVKALRNVFDGLIADGRRVAHQVRRRVDSVTTKTNASINSNDKQDDLADFSAEQTSDHADILADDLLDLGIDNGNTQHQRQKVDMLNVSSHNTDSKDLNLIEFEA; via the coding sequence ATGTTGTTCTTTGAAACACTTCGCCAGAAGGCATCTCAAATCCCCTTTTTGGATAAAATTTCGGAGAATTTCTTATCTACATTGTCTAGGGATGAGAAGTTTAGGTTGAAATATAAACTGCCTGAAGAAGAGAACTTGTTGAATGACATTAGTGTTGACATCTCTGTAATTACTGGGTATAATCTATCTTCAGAGGCTGAAGCCGCAGCTGAAAATAGAACTAGTACATATGTGTACTCGGGGAGATTGTTTCTTACAGACCACTATTTGGTATTTCGAGATTCTGTGAATAATGACAGCTGCAGATTTACTTTGAACATTTCAACCATTAAAAAGGTCGAAAGAGCTCAAAACAATTCACTTTTGTTTTCACTAAATGTGGTCTTGTATGAAGGTACACGTATGGTTATTCAATTTATTGGTAGCCGCTATAAATCTGAGGAGTTCTCGTTGATGTTAAAGACAAAATTGAAACAGAATATCCAAAATACGAAAAGGTTACATGATTTCGTAAAAGGATTTTACTCTGATTACTTGATATCCAAAAATGTGTTGAAGAATGGTGATGCCGAGCCTCCGGCAGGTGGCCTTGGTCAAATATTTAAGTATCCTGGCGACCATATTGCGCAGAAAGAAAAGGCGAAGTTAAGGCTATGGTTCGAGTACTTTAGAGATAATGGAATTAACTTGAGCCTTGTTCGGCAACCGATGTTTAATAAACTTGTCAGGGTTGGTATACCAAACCGTCTACGTGGTGAAATTTGGGAATTATGTGCAGGTTCAATGTATCTAAGATTTGCTCACCAAGATGAGTATCAAAAAATTCTCGAGGACAACAAGGGTAAAAATTCCAAGGCGATTGAGGAGATCGAGAAAGATTTATGCCGGTCCTTGCCAGAGTATTCTGGCTATCAGGATGACGAAGGTATACTGAGACTAAGAAATGTTTTGGTGTCTTATTCGTGGAAAAACCCAGATGTCGGCTACTGCCAGGCTATGAATATTGTTGTTGCAGCATTGTTAATTTTTATGACAGAAGAGCAGGCTTTCTGGTGTTTAACAAGGTTGTGCGACACCTATATTCCAGGATATTATTCTAAGACAATGTATGGTACACTTCTAGACCAGAGAGTTTTTGAATCACTAGTAGAAAGCAAGATGCCTTTATTGTGGGCTCATATTACTACCCATGATATTCAATTATCTACAGTGTCGCTCCCTTGGTTTCTTTCATTATTTTTTACTTCAATGCCGTTGACGTTCGCATTTAGAATAATGGATCTATTTTTCCATAGTGGACCGAAGTGCCTCTTCCAAGTTGCATTAGCAGTTTTGAAAATTAATGGGGAAGACCTTCTCGAAGTAGATGATGATGGGATGTTTATTGCCATTTTGAAAAACTATTTCCAAACCTTGGATCAACCTGCTCATCCAGAATCTACCGACATTAAATATCAGCAGTTTACGAAATTTCAAGAGCTTTTGGTTGTTGCATTTAAGGAATTCAATGTTATAACGGAAGATTTGGTTGAATTAGAGAGGAGTAAGCATAAGAGCACCATTTTCCAGAATATTGAATCGTTTGCTAAAAGGACACAGCTACGTAACCTGCCTCCGGTGAGGAATTTGACGCCGGAAAACATCTCTAACATTTACGATATTTATTATCAAAGCATCGAAACTCATAAAATCAGTATGGGTGTGGGATCTTCGAAGATGAATCTCAACGCTTTTGGCTTATTCCTAGCGAAGTTTTGTGACTGGTGTAAGCCAATAGAAGGGGATGATAAACCAATCTATCAGAATCAAAAACAAGCCTTTATAAAACGGTTATTCGACAGGTGGGATTTTACATCTTCCGGGGAGTTAACATTGAGCGACGTTGTTGTTGGAATTGATAAATTGGTCAGTAAGGATCTGATGGAAATGGTAAATACTTTCTTTGAATTATTTGATGATAGGAAGACTGGGCAAATTCAAAGAGAGGAAATACTACAGATGTCTGAGGCCTTATTATTTTTGACTAAACCGTGGGAAATCGGCAAATTTGCTGATTTTATTACACAGCAAACCATTGAGAACGATATTGCAGAGAATATCGCAAGTCGAAGCGATTTGAATTTTAACGAAGACGTAGCTATTCCTAAAGGCGTGGTAATAGACGATCAGAAGTACAAGCAAATGCAACTAGAGAGGTATTTAGAAGCAGCTAGCAGttttttgaaaagatgCTTTGAGTACGCCCGTCCTTTGGAAATAGATGATTCCATTGATCTGATAGACGTGAATGACAGTGTCACTGAAGAAAGGGATGAAATGGAAGCAAAGGAGCTTGAATCCATAAAGGCTAACGCAGCACTAAACCCAGAAACGCCTAGAATTATTGATCTACCCACTTTTAGGATGATTATCCTGGCTAATGAGACGTATGAACTACTCTTTTCCAGTACTTTACGCAAGTCCATCCATCTTGATGAAGAAGTCAACGCATTTGATGACAAAGTAAAGGCTTTACGGAACGTTTTCGATGGTCTCATTGCGGATGGCAGAAGGGTTGCTCATCAGGTTCGCCGTCGTGTCGACTCAGTAACCACCAAGACCAATGCATCCATAAACTCCAACGATAAACAAGATGATCTTGCAGATTTCTCCGCTGAACAAACTAGCGATCATGCAGATATACTTGCAGATGATTTACTGGACTTGGGAATTGACAATGGTAACACCCAACATCAGCGGCAAAAGGTTGATATGTTGAATGTGTCATCTCATAACACAGATTCCAAAGATTTAAATCTGATTGAGTTTGAAGCCTGA